The nucleotide sequence CGCTCGATCTCCGGATCGCTGATGGGTGGTCTCGCGCAGACCCAAGAGTTGTTGGAGTTCTGTGCCGAGCACCAGGTGCTGCCGAACTGCGAGATGATCCGCATGCAGGACATCAACAGCGCTTTCGAGCGCATGGAAAAGAACGACGTGAAGTACCGCTTCGTCATCGACATGGCCTCGTTGAGCGACGTGCAGGTCGACTGAGCCCGAGCCGGGCAGGGGTATAGCTCGGCGATTGCCCCGCGCCCGGGTCGCCCACTCCAAAAGGAGGGGGGCATAAGTGGTCCGATGAGGCTAACTGGCTATGATCTAGAGTTCGTACCAATTGCTTTCGACGGAGAACGTTCATGTCCATGCGATTACCTGCCGCCCTTGGCGCCACTGCAGCGACTTGGTTGGTGACTGCCTGCCTGCAGGCGCCTCTCGCCCTCGCGCAAACCCCCCCTGCCGCACCCGCAGTGGCGATCACCGATCAAGACATCAGCGACGCCTACATCTACCTGCTTGGCCGCCTGTTGGTGACCCGTCAGCAACAGCTGGACTTCAAGGACGGCATGCAGTGGAACACGCTGTACCACCGCAAACCCGGCGCGGTGGACTGGCCCAACCCCAATCTGGATGTGGCCTATTCCGAGGCCTGGGTGGGGATCGACGAGAAGAGCTGTACGCAGGTTACGGTGCCGAAGGTCGTCGACCGTTACTACACGGTGCAATTTCTCAACGGCTGGGGCGAGACCTTGGCCAACATCAACGAGCGTGAATATCCCGAGCATCCGAACGGCGAGTTCGCGGTCTGCCTGAAAGACGCCAAGGTTTCGCTGCCGGCCGACACCCAGCGCATCGACGTTCCCGCGCGCACCTTGCGGGTGCTGAGCCGGGTCGAACTGGGCAAGGACTGGAGTGAGGCCGAGCGCCTGCAGCACCAGTTCAAGATGCGCCCGAGCGGCTCGCCGCAACTGCCGGAAGTGCCGAAAACGCTGATCTTCGAAGGGCAGAAGCTGCCCGGTGTGGAGGCCTTCGACTCGGCCACTGTGGCGCTGCAGGAGCCGGACATCAACCCCGGCATGGAACAAGTGCAGGCCAAGGTGCGCGCCATCGCCGCAGCCATCGCCGACCCGGCGGAACGGGCGCGCGTCGACAAGTCGATCCATACCCAAGCCTTCGCCGACATCGCCAAAGCCTCGCCGATCATCGGCCACGGCACGGCCCGCGACGGCTGGGCTCGTCCGGCCACAGTCGGCACTTACGGCGATGATTATCTGACCCGTACCCTGGTGAACTACGGCGGCATCTGGGCCAACACCCAGAAGGAAGTGATCTACTACCGCGGTGGGCAGGATGCCAACGGCAAGACCCTGGACGGCACCCAAAGCTATTCGCTGACCTTCCCTGGCAAGCAGCTGCCTGCCTCGATGGCCAACTACTACTGGTCGATCACCGCCACCAATGCCAAGACCTTCCTCGTGCTGCCTAATTCGCTGAACCGCTTCTCGGTCAACGATCAGGCAGATCTGAAGTACAACCAGGACGGTTCGCTGACCCTGCACTTCGCGCCGAGCAAGCCGCAGGACGTGGCGGATGGCAACTGGCTGCCCACCGCGCCGGGGCAGATTTACCGCCTGGTGCTGCGCTTCTACGGGCCCAAGGGCGACGTTGCCAGCGGCGAATACTTCCCGCCGGTGATCAAGCACCTCTGAGGCTTCGCCAACGGCAGTTCCGCACCCGGCGGACTGCCGTCTTTACGAGTCATCCATAACAACAAGGACCATCTCTATGCCAATTACCGGCACAGGGCGCCGCCTGGCGCCCGCCCTGCTGTTCGCCGCTTTGGCAAGCGCGCATGCCGCCGATGTGGATGTGGCGCCAGCCAAGCCCGTCGCCGTCACGCTGGACAACTTCATCCGCGCGGAGACCGACCGCTACTTCGGCCTTACCTTGCAACGCGGTGGCCTGGGGCAATTCGCCCACCTGCGCCAGCTGATGCCGGTGGGTGTTCAAACCGTGGTGCGACCGAACCGCGACACGCTGTATTCCACCGGCGTCTTCGACCTGGACGCCGGTCCGGTCACCGTCGCCCTGCCGGAGGCGGGCGGCCGCTACATGTCCCTCGCGGTGATCGACGAGGACCATCACATCAGCGTCCATTACGGCGCGGGCAGCCACACCTTCAGTCGGCAGAGTGTGGGCACCCGCTACGTCATGCTCGGCGTGCGCACGCTGTTCGATCCTACCAAGCCGGAGGACCTGAAGCAGGTCAATGCCCTGCAGGATGCGGTTTCGCTGAGCCAGCCCGGCGGCCCCGGCCGTTTCGAGGCGCCGAGCTGGGACAAGGTCAGCCAGGATGCGCTGCGCCAGGCGCTGATCGTGCTGGGCCGGACGGTGCCGGACTCGCGCGGCATGTTCGGCAAGGCGGGCGAGGTGGCGCCGGTGCGTCATCTGGTCGGCAGCGCCATCGCCTGGGGCGGCCTCCCGGAGAAGGATGCGCTGTACCAGAACATCACCCCGGCGCGTAACGATGGCAACACGGTGTATCGCCTGAGCGTGAAGGACGTGCCGGTCGACAGCTTCTGGTCGGTCAGCGTGTATGACGCCGATGGCAACTTCCGCAAGAACCCGGCGGATGCCTACACCCTCAACAACCTGACGGCGCAGAAGTCTGCCGATGGCTCGGTCGCCATTCAGTTCGGCGGTTGCGAGGCGGCGACCGCCAACTGCCTGCCGATCATGGCGGGCTGGAACTACATGGTGCGCTTCTACCAGCCCAAGCAGTCGATCCTCGATGGCAGCTGGAAGCTCCCGGAGGCGCAGCCGGTCCGCTGAGCAACAAGAAAAAAGCCCGCAGCTGCGGGCTTTTTCTTGGCCATAAAAAAGCCCCGAGCAAACGCCGTCGTTCGTGGAAACGCCAGCGCCGCTCAGGGCAGCAAGGGTAAAGCTTGGGGGTCAGGACACGCGGCGCGTCATGTTCTTCCAGTATTTCTCGCGAACCTGACGGCGCAGCACCTTGCCGACCACGCTGACCGGCAGCGCCTCGACGAACAGGATCGACTTCGGCGCCTTGAAGCGCCCGAGGCGACCCTTGACGTGCTCGATCAGCGCGTCGGCGGAGACTTCCTGGCCAGCCTTGATCACCACCTCGGCATGCAGCGCCTCGCCCCATTCCTCATGGGGGATGCCGACCACCGCCGAGTTGGACACTGCCGGGTGCGAGTTGAGGGCTGCTTCGACCTCCACCGCGTACACGTTGAAGCCGCCGGTGATGATCATGTCCTTCTTGCGGTCGACCAGATGCAGGAAGCCTTCCTGGTCGAGGTAGCCGAGGTCGCCGGACTTCCAGAAACCGTCGACGAATTCGCTGGCGCTGGCCTCCGGGTTGCCGAAATAGCCGGACACCGTGCCGCGCGAGCGCACCCACAGCTCACCGGTTTCCCCGTGCGGCACTTCGCGGCCGTCATCGTCGACGATGATCACTTCGGCGCCGGCGGCGATGCGCCCGGCCGAACCGATCTGTTCATCGCTGGCGTTCAGGTGGTCGGCCTTGCTGAGCATCGCCACCGCGTGCAGGCATTCGGTGGCGCCGTAGATCTGCATGAAGATATTGCCGAAACGCTCCTGGGCCTGGCGCAGTTTGGTCGGGCTCATCGGCGCGGCGCCGTAGGCCAGGCTATTCAGCGACGACAGGTCGTAGCTGCTGGCCTCGGGCATTTCCAGCAGCCGATAGATCATCGTCGGCACCAGCAGGGTCATGGTGATGCGTTCCGCCTCGATGTTGCGGCACAGCTGGACCATGTCCGGAATGTTCTGGGTCACCGTGCAGCCGCCGCGGAACAGCGTCGGCAGCAGGCCGAGACCGGAGCCGTGGCTGATCGGTGCCATGTGCAGGAAGCGGGTGTCCGGCTGGTAGGGCTGCTCGCTCTCCATGTACATGGAGTCGCGCAGCGCCAGCCAGTTGTCCATGGTGTAGGGCACGCACTTGCTGACGCCGGTGGTGCCGCCGGTGAAGCGGTAGGAGACCACGTCGTTCTGGGTGTCGTGGGCGACCTCGGTGGTCTGGTCGCTGATGCCTTCGAGCAGATCCCAGAAGTACAGCAGGCCGTCTTGGCTGTTTTCCGGCGGATCCATGCAGACTGCGGTGATGCCCTGTTCGCGCAGCAGGCCGACATAGCGCTCAAGCAGGCTGTTCTCAAGGAACACCACCTTGGGCTGGATCAGGGCGATCTGCCCGCGGTGCTCTTCGAGCGAATCACGGAAATTGGTGTAGGCGCCGGCGGCCTCGCCTTTCATCGAGGTCCAGGCGTGCAGCAGCGACAGGTTGTCGTTATCGAGGATGCACATATAGATGTCGCCGCGTTTTAACTGCAGGCGCTCGCGCATCATGTTGGCGATGCGGTTGGTGAGCAGGTGCAGTTCGCGGAAGGTGTAGCGGCGGTTGCGCTCGATATTGACCAAGGCTTCCCGGTCGGCGAAACGCACGGCGAGGTTTCTTATCGTGCGTGCGAAGTTCATTGTTGTCATCTTGTTCTCCTTCCCGAATGCCTGGGCTAGCCCGGTCGGGCGTGCGGATGGCAGTCGGTGCCAGCGGCAGAAATCCGCGCGTTCGCGGTCAATGCTGTTATGGGACGACGGCCCCGGAAGCGGCCCGGGCAGCTCGACTGCTCAGTGGCTTGCGGGGTCCGTTCCAGGCGTCCAGTCCATCCGCAGCGGCAGGCCGCTGCGGATTTCGCTGTCGATTCAAGCTAAGAGCCTGTCTACGATCTGCTGCGTGTCGGTCAAACTGCGTTGAAAACGGCTTCGGACTGCTCATTTACAACTCGTAAACTCCGCGTCCTCAGCCGTTTTCGCCTTGTTTGACTCTAGCTCGCGAGATCGTAAACAGGCTCTAAGGCCGAACCCGGCCTCGACTCAAGCCTTCAGGGCTTTCATCGCGGTGTCGATGAACAGCGCAACCTGTGCGTTGGCATCTGTGCGCGGGACGGCGGTGGTCCAGTCGGCGATCTGCTCGATGCGGGCCTCGATGGCTTCCGGCGACAGCTCCGCTTCCGGAATGTAGACCGGCGCGGTCTCTTCCATGCGCACGGCGGTGAACACGCCGGCACCGGCGCCCAGGACCAGCTTGGTCGGAGCGTTTTCGCTGACCAGATACAGGGCACCCGGAGTGACCTGCTCGGGACGGCTGACCTTCAGCAGTTCTTCCGGCATCACGTCGGCAGTCATGCGGGTGGCGGCCATCGGCGCCAGGGTGTTGACGTGGATGTTGTTCTTGCGGCCTTCGATGGCCAGCATGTTCATCAGGCCGACCACGGCCATCTTCGCCGCGCCGTAGTTGGCCTGGCCGAAGTTGCCGAACAGGCCGGCGGCGGAGGTGGTCATCAGGATGCGACCGTAGTTCTGCGCCTTCATCACGTCCCAGACGGCCTTGGAGCAGTACATCGCACCCATCAGGTGGACATTGATCACCGCGTGGATGTCGGCCAGTTCCATCTTGGCGAAGGACTTGTCACGCAGGATGCCGGCGTTGTTGATCAGGATGTCGACGCGGCCGAACTCGGCGACGGTCTGGGCGACCATGACCTGGACCTGCTCGTAGTCGGCGACGTTGGCGCCGTTGGCGATGGCGGTGCCGCCGGCCTGGCGGATTTCCTCGACCACAGCCAGGGCGGAGTCGGTGGAAGAACCGGTGCCGTCACGGCTGCCGCCGAAGTCGTTGATTACTACCTTGGCGCCACGCTTGGCGAGTTCCAGGGCGTGAATACGGCCTAGGCCGTTGCCGGCGCCGGTAACAATGGCCACTTGGCCGTCGAAGCGAATCGTCATTTCGTTAACCTCAAATCAATGAATAGCGAATGTTGCGGCGCGGCCGGGAAGGGCCGCGCCCGTAGTCATTAGGCGCGGCTGAAGATGCCGACGTGTTCGGTCGATTCCTCGACGCGCCACAGGCCGCCGCCGTTGCCTTGCATGGCGATGCGCGCGCCTTCCACCTGACGCTTGCCGCAGTCGCCGCGCAACTGCTCGACCAGCTCGAAAATCTGGCCGATGCCGGTGGCGCCAATCGGGTGGCCCTTGGATTCCAGGCCGCCGGACGGGTTGACCGGCAGGCGACCGCCCAGGGAGCTGTCGCCGCTTTCGGCCATCACGCCGCTCATGCCCGGCTCGCACAGCCCCAGGGCCTCGATGGCGAGCAGTTCGCCGATGGCGGTGGCGTCGTGCACTTCGGCCACGTCCACGTCCTGCGGGCTGATCCCGGCCTGTTCGAACGCCGCCTTGCCGGCCAGGTGGGTGCAGCCCTTGTCGAAATCGTCGGCGGCACGGGCCGAGGCCGAGCGCACCACGGAAGCCAGCACCTTGATCGCGCGGCTCTTGTCGAAACCGTATTTCTTCAGTGCCGACTCGGTGCAGAGGATCGCGGCGGCGGCGCCGTCGGAGATCGGCGAGCACATCGGCAGGGTGATCGGGTAGGTGATCGGCGGCGCGGCGAGGATTTCCTCGATGCTCATGGCGTTGCGGTACTGCGAACGCTCGTTGTGCACCGAATGACCGTGGTTCTTCGAGGACACGGCGGCCAGCTGGCGCTGGGTGATGCCGTAGCGCTCCATCAAGCCACCACGGCCCAGCGCCGCGTAGATGTCCATGAACGGGCTGTAGGGGTTTTTCGACTGCGAGCCTTCCGGCGGTACGATGCTTTTGCCCATGTTGCTTAGGTACTGCTGGTTCTCCTCGAAGGTCTCGATGTCCCAGGCCGACTCGAAGGCGGAGAACATCTTGGCCTTGTCGCTGTAGAACATCTTCTCTGCGCCCACGGCGATGGCGACATCGGCGGCGC is from Pseudomonas sp. LS44 and encodes:
- a CDS encoding DUF1214 domain-containing protein; translation: MSMRLPAALGATAATWLVTACLQAPLALAQTPPAAPAVAITDQDISDAYIYLLGRLLVTRQQQLDFKDGMQWNTLYHRKPGAVDWPNPNLDVAYSEAWVGIDEKSCTQVTVPKVVDRYYTVQFLNGWGETLANINEREYPEHPNGEFAVCLKDAKVSLPADTQRIDVPARTLRVLSRVELGKDWSEAERLQHQFKMRPSGSPQLPEVPKTLIFEGQKLPGVEAFDSATVALQEPDINPGMEQVQAKVRAIAAAIADPAERARVDKSIHTQAFADIAKASPIIGHGTARDGWARPATVGTYGDDYLTRTLVNYGGIWANTQKEVIYYRGGQDANGKTLDGTQSYSLTFPGKQLPASMANYYWSITATNAKTFLVLPNSLNRFSVNDQADLKYNQDGSLTLHFAPSKPQDVADGNWLPTAPGQIYRLVLRFYGPKGDVASGEYFPPVIKHL
- a CDS encoding DUF1254 domain-containing protein, which translates into the protein MPITGTGRRLAPALLFAALASAHAADVDVAPAKPVAVTLDNFIRAETDRYFGLTLQRGGLGQFAHLRQLMPVGVQTVVRPNRDTLYSTGVFDLDAGPVTVALPEAGGRYMSLAVIDEDHHISVHYGAGSHTFSRQSVGTRYVMLGVRTLFDPTKPEDLKQVNALQDAVSLSQPGGPGRFEAPSWDKVSQDALRQALIVLGRTVPDSRGMFGKAGEVAPVRHLVGSAIAWGGLPEKDALYQNITPARNDGNTVYRLSVKDVPVDSFWSVSVYDADGNFRKNPADAYTLNNLTAQKSADGSVAIQFGGCEAATANCLPIMAGWNYMVRFYQPKQSILDGSWKLPEAQPVR
- a CDS encoding AMP-binding protein, whose translation is MTTMNFARTIRNLAVRFADREALVNIERNRRYTFRELHLLTNRIANMMRERLQLKRGDIYMCILDNDNLSLLHAWTSMKGEAAGAYTNFRDSLEEHRGQIALIQPKVVFLENSLLERYVGLLREQGITAVCMDPPENSQDGLLYFWDLLEGISDQTTEVAHDTQNDVVSYRFTGGTTGVSKCVPYTMDNWLALRDSMYMESEQPYQPDTRFLHMAPISHGSGLGLLPTLFRGGCTVTQNIPDMVQLCRNIEAERITMTLLVPTMIYRLLEMPEASSYDLSSLNSLAYGAAPMSPTKLRQAQERFGNIFMQIYGATECLHAVAMLSKADHLNASDEQIGSAGRIAAGAEVIIVDDDGREVPHGETGELWVRSRGTVSGYFGNPEASASEFVDGFWKSGDLGYLDQEGFLHLVDRKKDMIITGGFNVYAVEVEAALNSHPAVSNSAVVGIPHEEWGEALHAEVVIKAGQEVSADALIEHVKGRLGRFKAPKSILFVEALPVSVVGKVLRRQVREKYWKNMTRRVS
- a CDS encoding SDR family NAD(P)-dependent oxidoreductase — protein: MTIRFDGQVAIVTGAGNGLGRIHALELAKRGAKVVINDFGGSRDGTGSSTDSALAVVEEIRQAGGTAIANGANVADYEQVQVMVAQTVAEFGRVDILINNAGILRDKSFAKMELADIHAVINVHLMGAMYCSKAVWDVMKAQNYGRILMTTSAAGLFGNFGQANYGAAKMAVVGLMNMLAIEGRKNNIHVNTLAPMAATRMTADVMPEELLKVSRPEQVTPGALYLVSENAPTKLVLGAGAGVFTAVRMEETAPVYIPEAELSPEAIEARIEQIADWTTAVPRTDANAQVALFIDTAMKALKA
- a CDS encoding thiolase family protein, translating into MENVYIVGVGMTKFGRHADKSIKQLTAWAVEDALKDANCDRKWVQVGFFGNCTQGHFDGQHMIRGQVALLPLGLDGIPIFNIEGACASSSHAFNLAVTQLRAGAADVAIAVGAEKMFYSDKAKMFSAFESAWDIETFEENQQYLSNMGKSIVPPEGSQSKNPYSPFMDIYAALGRGGLMERYGITQRQLAAVSSKNHGHSVHNERSQYRNAMSIEEILAAPPITYPITLPMCSPISDGAAAAILCTESALKKYGFDKSRAIKVLASVVRSASARAADDFDKGCTHLAGKAAFEQAGISPQDVDVAEVHDATAIGELLAIEALGLCEPGMSGVMAESGDSSLGGRLPVNPSGGLESKGHPIGATGIGQIFELVEQLRGDCGKRQVEGARIAMQGNGGGLWRVEESTEHVGIFSRA